In Chrysemys picta bellii isolate R12L10 chromosome 3, ASM1138683v2, whole genome shotgun sequence, a single genomic region encodes these proteins:
- the LOC101941618 gene encoding LOW QUALITY PROTEIN: toll-like receptor 2 (The sequence of the model RefSeq protein was modified relative to this genomic sequence to represent the inferred CDS: inserted 4 bases in 2 codons) yields MLSLNETLKKVESLNLSGNLITQIDPTSPIILLTSLDISQNLVSEISDRLGKFLPILKYFNLSRNKISFLQSRLLPESLIKLDISNNAITTIVEDILGHLTKFNVLTVQGKHFFCNCDLHWFVNTYIHRPNLRXNLRCSFPPDKRXVHCSIGVQMAITACTAILSMSVITGLSSILMDPGKMGWNSCMVKRKQSEKRPENKLYDAFISYSENDTSWTKENFLEKLEMNGFKICYHERDFKLGHLVLGNIFYCIENSHKVLFVFSPSFVNSCWCQYELDFPEQQVLNENQDSFIMVVLEDLGSNSVSQKFSKLRKLLKRKTHLKWSPEEHKEKIFWHQLTAALKTSKDPLVLKIDNGLTQDMYEMECDY; encoded by the exons atgttgtCTTTAAATGAAACTCTGAAGAAAGTTGAATCTCTTAacctttctggaaatctaataACCCAAATAGATCCTACCAGTCCAATTATTTTGCTCACTAGTCTAGACATCAGTCAAAATTTAGTATCAGAGATTTCAGATCGTCTTGGAAAATTTCTTCcaatattgaaatattttaatttatctaGGAATAAGATCTCATTTCTACAAAGTAGGTTGCTTCCAGAATCTTTGATTAAGTTAGATATTAGCAACAATGCCATTACTACGATAGTGGAAGACATTTTGGGGCATTTGACAAAATTCAATGTTTTAACTGTTCAAGGGAAACATTTTTTCTGTAACTGTGACTTGCACTGGTTTGTGAATACATATATCCATAGACCAAATCTGAG AAATCTAAGATGCAGTTTTCCACCAGATAAAAG AGTGCATTGTTCCATTGGTGTTCAAATGGCTATTACAGCTTGTACAGCCATATTGTCTATGTCAGTAATAACAGGCTTATCTAGCATTTTGATGGACCCTGGAAAAATGGGCTGGAATTCGTGCATGGTGAAAAGGAAACAAAGCGAAAAGAGGCCAGAAAATAAGTTGTATGATGCCTTCATTTCATACAGTGAAAATGACACAAGTTGGACTAAAGAGAATTTTCTGGAAAAACTAGAAATGAATGGGTTTAAAATATGTTACCATGAGAGAGATTTCAAACTGGGGCATCTGGTACTTGGTAATATTTTCTATTGCATAGAGAATAGTCATAAGGTCCTTTTTGTTTTCTCCCCCAGCTTTGTAAACAGCTGCTGGTGTCAATATGAACTGGATTTTCCTGAACAGCAGGTCCTGAATGAAAATCAAGATTCTTTCATTATGGTTGTGTTGGAAGACCTCGGATCCAACAGTGTGTCACAGAAATTCAGCAAACTCAGAAAACTGTTGAAAAGGAAAACCCATTTAAAATGGAGCCCAGAGGAACACAAAGAGAAAATATTCTGGCACCAGCTCACAGCTGCCTTAAAAACATCCAAGGACCCACTTGTTTTGAAAATAGATAATGGACTGACACAAGATATGTACGAGATGGAATGTGACTATTAG